Proteins from one bacterium genomic window:
- the surE gene encoding 5'/3'-nucleotidase SurE — MKKIEIRIRKSLWVTLVALLLAPAASWAEGGSSLRIVLTNDDGFETENIQALFDALVDAGHDVIMAAPYLGQSGTGGQIAFLRPILPTSEPSEGGLLPAGSPGVGPTTIAPQQFYVDGSPAASVLYGIDVAAEQIFGGPPDLVLSGPNEGNNLGLVTPHSGTLGATVTALNLGIPAIAISADSEDETAEEAELIAAITLRVVEAVAGRHGIRLPHGTGLNVNIPDVDPANSADDYDFALTHVGTATNIGLQFYEQIGDSPIAVAFGIPAGTPFPGVSVEIPYTVAGYAEDTSTRSEGNVLGGTTVTVSPIQGTYQADFFRSLVVRRSLRGLFH, encoded by the coding sequence GCTGCGAATCGTGCTGACCAACGACGACGGCTTCGAGACCGAGAACATTCAGGCGCTCTTCGATGCGCTCGTCGACGCGGGCCATGACGTGATCATGGCCGCGCCCTATCTGGGCCAGAGCGGAACCGGCGGGCAGATCGCTTTCCTGCGGCCGATCCTGCCGACGTCGGAGCCGTCGGAGGGGGGACTGCTTCCGGCGGGCTCGCCCGGCGTCGGGCCGACCACGATCGCGCCCCAGCAATTCTACGTCGACGGGTCGCCGGCGGCGTCGGTACTCTACGGGATCGACGTCGCAGCAGAGCAGATCTTCGGAGGGCCGCCCGACCTGGTGTTGTCCGGCCCGAACGAGGGCAACAACCTCGGCCTCGTCACGCCTCACTCGGGTACGCTGGGTGCGACGGTGACCGCACTCAACCTCGGGATCCCGGCGATCGCGATCAGCGCGGACAGCGAGGACGAGACGGCCGAGGAGGCGGAGCTGATCGCGGCGATCACGCTTCGCGTCGTGGAAGCGGTCGCCGGCCGCCACGGAATCCGCTTGCCCCACGGCACCGGCCTGAACGTGAACATCCCGGACGTCGACCCGGCGAACTCGGCGGACGACTACGACTTCGCGCTGACCCACGTCGGGACGGCCACGAACATCGGCCTGCAGTTCTACGAGCAGATCGGCGACAGCCCGATCGCCGTCGCGTTCGGAATCCCGGCGGGCACGCCCTTCCCGGGTGTCTCGGTCGAGATCCCGTACACGGTGGCCGGCTATGCCGAGGACACGTCCACGCGAAGCGAGGGCAACGTGCTCGGCGGCACGACGGTGACGGTGAGCCCGATCCAGGGCACCTACCAGGCCGACTTCTTCCGGAGTCTCGTCGTGCGGCGCAGCTTGCGGGGTCTCTTCCACTGA